In the genome of Rhodamnia argentea isolate NSW1041297 chromosome 3, ASM2092103v1, whole genome shotgun sequence, one region contains:
- the LOC115725932 gene encoding MYG1 protein-like: MLRATRGIWKQQPHCLFNLQSLLALSPRMAAPPPASPSRVSASSFSAGPPPKRVGTHNGSFHCDEALGCFMIRLTSKFSDAEIVRTRDPQVLEGLDAVLDVGGVYDPSRDRYDHHQKGFEEVFGHGFSTKLSSAGLVYKHFGKEIIAKELQVDENHPDVQRLFLAVYKSFMEAIDAIDNGINRYDTDLPPRYVNNTHLSSRVGRLNLDWIDPDQSSKKENEAFQQAMSLAGSEFLDSVRFHTRSWLPARSIVMECLAARYGIDSSGEIMVLNRFCPWKLHLFELEEEMKIEPSIKYVLYQDDRSKNWRVQAVAMAPDRFESRKALPAQWRGLRDDELSKESGIPGCVFVHMSGFIGGNHTYEGALAMARGGLKL, translated from the exons ATGCTGAGAGCAACGAGAGGAATTTGGAAGCAACAGCCCCATTGCTTGTTCAACCTCCAGAGtctcctcgctctctctccccgcATGGCTGCTCCTCCTCCCGCTTCCCCTTCTAGGGTTTCTGCTTCTTCCTTCTCCGCTGGGCCGCCGCCGAAGCGCGTGGGCACCCACAACGGCAGCTTCCACTGCGACGAGGCCCTCGGCTGCTTCATGATTCGCCTCACCAGCAAGTTCTCCGACGCCGAAATCGTCCGCACCAGAGACCCCCAG GTGCTGGAGGGTCTTGATGCTGTACTTGATGTTGGGGGCGTGTACGATCCGAGTAGAGACCGGTATGATCATCACCAGAAAGGTTTTGAGGAGGTATTTGGGCATGGGTTTTCCACCAAGCTCAGCAGTGCTGGTTTAGTTTACAAG CATTTTGGGAAGGAGATAATAGCTAAGGAGCTTCAGGTCGATGAAAATCATCCGGATGTGCAACGGCTGTTTCTTGCTGTGTATAAGAGCTTCATGGAG GCAATTGATGCTATTGACAACGGAATAAATCGGTATGACACCGACCTGCCTCCAAGATATGTGAATAACACGCATTTGTCTTCAAGAGTCGGAAGACTGAATCTGGACTGGATTGATCCTGATCAATCTTCGAAGAAGGAGAATGAGGCATTTCAGCAGGCTATGTCCTTGGCTGGCAGCGAATTTTTAGAT AGTGTACGATTCCATACAAGGTCGTGGTTACCAGCAAGGTCCATTGTAATGGAGTGTCTTGCAGCCAGATATGGTATTGATTCAAGTGGAGAAATTATGGTTTTAAATCGATTTTGTCCC TGGAAGCTTCATTTGTTTGAGCTCGAGGAGGAGATGAAAATTGAACCTTCCATCAAATATGTGCTTTATCAG GATGACCGGAGCAAAAACTGGCGGGTGCAGGCAGTTGCAATGGCTCCTGACAGATTCGAAAGCCGGAAGGCTCTTCCAGCTCAGTGGCGTGGTCTGAGAGATGACGAACTCTCCAAAGAGTCGGGCATCCCTGGCTGTGTATTCGTCCACATGAGTGGGTTCATTGGCGGGAATCATACTTATGAGGGCGCTCTTGCGATGGCCAGAGGCGGTTTAAAGCTCTAA